Within Streptomyces sp. NBC_00704, the genomic segment CAGGTCGAGGGCGGCCCGCAGGTCCTCGACGGGGTAACGGGGCCCGTCGGGGAAGGTGTTGACGGCGACGACGAACGGCACCCCGCCCTCCTCCAGCCGGCCCATCACCTCGAAGCTGACCTCGATGCGGCGGGTGTCGACGAGGACGACCGCGCCGAGCGCGCCCTCGAACAGCCCGTTCCACAGGAACCAGAAGCGTTCCTGGCCGGGCGTGCCGAAGAGGTAGAGGACGACCTGCTCGGTGATGCGGATGCGGCCGAAGTCCATGGCCACGGTGGTGGCGGTCTTGGTCTCGGAGCCGTAGTCGTCGTCGACCCCGATGCCCGCCTGGGTCATGGTCTCCTCGGTGGTCAGCGGCCTGATCTCGCTGACGGAGCCGACCATGGTGGTCTTGCCGACGCCGAAGCCGCCCACGATGACGATCTTCGCCGCGGCCGTCGTGGTGTGCGGCAGGTGGTCCTCGGCCCGTGGGCCGGGGATCGTGTCAGAGCCGTTGAAGTCCATGCATCACCGCTTCGAGGAGGGAACGGTCGGGGAGCTGCTGCCGGACGATGGGGGCCCGCGCCTGGACGAGTTCGGCCGCCAGCATCTCGGTGAGCAGGACCGTCACCACGCTGAAC encodes:
- a CDS encoding GTP-binding protein codes for the protein MDFNGSDTIPGPRAEDHLPHTTTAAAKIVIVGGFGVGKTTMVGSVSEIRPLTTEETMTQAGIGVDDDYGSETKTATTVAMDFGRIRITEQVVLYLFGTPGQERFWFLWNGLFEGALGAVVLVDTRRIEVSFEVMGRLEEGGVPFVVAVNTFPDGPRYPVEDLRAALDLPPEIPIVECDVRRRASSRDVLMTLMRFLHSLALSRSLT